In the Halobacteriovorax sp. DA5 genome, CAAAAGATCGCTACGGACAAGGTGATGTAGATGATCAAAAATTAGTTCCAGAAGGTATTGAAGGGCAAGTTCCATATAGAGGAAGCCTTGCTTCAAATATCTACCAATTAAATGGTGGTATTAGAAGTGGTATGGGCTATATCGGTGCTTCAACAATTGTCGAAATGCAAGAGAAGGCCCAATTCGTAAAGATTACGGCAGCTTCACTTAAAGAGAGTCATCCACATGACATCATGATTACGAAAGAAGCGCCAAACTATCAAATTGAAAAATAAAAAATAGGAATAATAAAATATGAGTGCAAGACAAATATGGATCGTGGACTTTGGTTCACAGTACACACAATTAATTACAAGAAAGTCGCGTGAGCTCGGTTACTCTAGTGAGATCATCACTGTAAAAAAAGCGCGTGAATTATTTAGCGAAGGAAAGAAGCCTAACGCTCTTGTTCTTTCTGGTGGCCCACAATCAGTTTTTGAAGATGAAACAAATTATGATTTTGTTTTTGAAAATGAGAAACTTCCTATCCTAGGTGTGTGCTACGGAATGCAGCTAATGGGGAAGTACTTTGGTGGTGTTGTTGAGAAGGGAACAATCGGTGAATACGGTCATGCTAAGATTCATTTAATAAATGGATTCAAAATGGATGGAGTTCCTGAAGAAGTAAATGTTTGGATGTCTCACTCTGATCATATCTCAAAACTTCCTGAAAATTTTAATCTTGTCATGGAATCAGGAAATGGTCTTGTTTCTGCAATTGAGCATACAACACGTCCAATGATGGGATTACAATTTCACCCTGAAGTTGAACATAGTGAACATGGAAAGGATATTTTAAATCATTTCTTTAAAGATATCGCAAAGCTTGAAAAAGATTGGGATGCGACTGAAATGCTTGAAGAGGCAAAAGAGCTTGTGCGTGGAATTGAAAAATCAAAAGTTCTATGTGCTTTCTCTGGTGGTGTAGACTCACTTGTTGCAGCTCAACTTTCACACGAAGTAATCGGTGATAATCTATACTGCTTCTTTGTTGACCACGGACTTCTTCGTCCACAAGATTACCAGCATATTGAAACATTAAAAGAGAAAACTCAGCTAAATATTGAAGTGATCGACGTTAAGGCCGAGTTTATGGCAAACTTAGAAGGTAAGTCTGATCCGGAAGATAAGCGTAAGGCCATTGGAAAAACTTTCATTGATATCTTTGAAATGAAAGTAAAAGAATACCAAGAAAATCACGGCATTAATTTTGAATACCTTCT is a window encoding:
- the guaA gene encoding glutamine-hydrolyzing GMP synthase — protein: MSARQIWIVDFGSQYTQLITRKSRELGYSSEIITVKKARELFSEGKKPNALVLSGGPQSVFEDETNYDFVFENEKLPILGVCYGMQLMGKYFGGVVEKGTIGEYGHAKIHLINGFKMDGVPEEVNVWMSHSDHISKLPENFNLVMESGNGLVSAIEHTTRPMMGLQFHPEVEHSEHGKDILNHFFKDIAKLEKDWDATEMLEEAKELVRGIEKSKVLCAFSGGVDSLVAAQLSHEVIGDNLYCFFVDHGLLRPQDYQHIETLKEKTQLNIEVIDVKAEFMANLEGKSDPEDKRKAIGKTFIDIFEMKVKEYQENHGINFEYLLQGTLYPDVIESISPHEEDGKSVTIKSHHNVGGLPERMNLKLLEPLRYLFKDEVRKMGEELGLEHSWVHRHPFPGPGIGIRVLGELTETRIAQVQQSDQILFEELHKHNLYESTWQALTVLLPVKTVGVKGDGRAYEEVICLRMVNSSDGMTATWTDMPHAFLSRVSNRITNEVKGITRVVYDITSKPPGTIEWE